A section of the Solitalea canadensis DSM 3403 genome encodes:
- a CDS encoding TonB-dependent receptor plug domain-containing protein: MKKTFTLFALTVTTSLVAYSQEKKLALDEVTVTATKFAKKQSETGKVVSVISREELERSSGKSILDILNIQPSLNFNNANGNRGGNISTYLRGSQTGNTLILIDGIPVNDPSQITNDYDLNLIAVDMIDHIEILKGGHSTLYGSDAVAGVINIITKKGGAKPFNINALVTAGSYKDFKESLGISGSLSRVDYNFSVTHEYLKGFSAAKDTVKKHLSDEQKFDDDHFKLQSLNFNMGIKATENLMIRPFVRYSKTNMAVDYGAFTDDRDYTGESSDLSAGFSSNLKIKSSDLFLNYNYSDVKRSFLNDSIAGPKEYSSNDTKGLAHNVDLYGRFLLVDHLELLTGGSFRYANTNQANNSISQYGVYKTELNSDSAKNSLSSLYASVFLKDIKGFNLELGGRFNYHSIYGNNFTYTINPSLIIEENTKVFVNISSAFKIPTLYQLYAPVYGNPNLNPEKVQTFEAGFQTVFADGKAKLGLNAFKRKGKDVIAFTTKYVNYNKQDDQGMEVEGEVEVIKDLSVKASYALVYGKVTTATSSFNNLYRMPRNSFIFNAGYKVTDNLFISTNLKVVGQRVDPYFDTNTFQSVNLTLDKYFLLDAYAEYKFKMFKVFVDFRNITNEQYTEITGYNTRGFNLNGGLSFTL, encoded by the coding sequence TTGAAAAAAACCTTTACACTTTTTGCCTTAACGGTTACAACCTCATTAGTAGCCTATTCACAAGAGAAAAAATTAGCTCTTGATGAAGTTACTGTAACGGCTACGAAATTTGCGAAGAAGCAATCAGAAACAGGAAAAGTAGTTTCTGTTATTAGCCGTGAAGAATTAGAACGAAGCTCAGGGAAAAGTATTTTGGATATCCTGAACATTCAGCCTTCATTAAATTTTAACAATGCTAACGGAAACAGAGGTGGCAATATTTCTACTTATCTACGTGGTTCGCAAACTGGTAATACGCTTATCCTTATTGACGGAATTCCCGTAAATGACCCTTCACAAATCACCAATGATTATGATTTGAATTTGATTGCTGTAGATATGATTGATCATATTGAAATATTAAAAGGAGGTCATTCAACATTATATGGTTCTGATGCAGTTGCGGGAGTAATCAACATCATCACAAAAAAAGGCGGTGCTAAGCCTTTTAATATAAACGCATTAGTTACAGCAGGTAGTTATAAGGATTTTAAAGAAAGTCTGGGCATATCCGGTTCTTTATCCCGCGTCGATTATAATTTTTCGGTAACTCATGAATATTTAAAAGGCTTTTCGGCGGCGAAAGACACGGTGAAGAAACACCTATCAGACGAACAAAAGTTTGATGATGATCATTTCAAATTGCAATCATTAAATTTCAATATGGGTATTAAGGCCACTGAAAATTTGATGATCAGACCATTTGTGCGTTATAGCAAAACAAATATGGCTGTTGACTATGGTGCTTTTACAGATGATAGAGATTATACAGGTGAATCATCAGATCTTAGTGCAGGTTTTAGCAGTAATCTGAAAATAAAGTCATCAGATCTGTTCTTGAATTATAATTACAGTGATGTTAAACGATCATTTTTAAATGATTCAATCGCAGGCCCCAAAGAATACAGCTCTAATGATACCAAAGGACTGGCCCATAATGTTGATCTTTATGGAAGATTCCTTTTAGTAGACCATTTGGAGTTGCTAACTGGAGGCAGTTTTCGATACGCTAACACAAATCAGGCAAATAATAGTATAAGTCAGTACGGTGTTTATAAGACTGAATTAAATAGTGATTCAGCCAAAAATTCATTAAGCAGCCTTTATGCCTCGGTATTTCTAAAAGATATCAAAGGTTTTAACCTTGAGTTAGGGGGGCGTTTTAACTATCACAGTATTTATGGTAATAATTTTACCTATACAATTAATCCATCGTTAATTATTGAAGAGAATACAAAAGTTTTTGTCAACATTTCTTCAGCATTTAAAATTCCAACATTATACCAATTATACGCACCGGTATATGGTAATCCGAATTTGAATCCGGAAAAAGTACAAACATTTGAAGCCGGGTTTCAAACTGTTTTCGCTGACGGCAAAGCGAAACTAGGTTTAAATGCATTTAAACGTAAGGGTAAGGATGTAATAGCATTCACAACTAAATACGTAAATTATAATAAGCAGGACGATCAAGGAATGGAAGTTGAAGGTGAGGTTGAAGTAATCAAGGATTTGAGCGTCAAAGCTTCTTATGCACTGGTTTATGGCAAAGTAACTACGGCAACCAGTTCTTTTAATAACCTTTACCGAATGCCAAGAAACTCCTTCATTTTTAATGCAGGCTATAAGGTAACCGATAATTTATTTATCTCGACCAATCTGAAAGTTGTTGGTCAACGAGTGGATCCATATTTTGATACCAATACTTTTCAGTCGGTTAATTTAACATTGGATAAGTACTTCTTATTGGATGCTTATGCAGAATATAAATTCAAGATGTTTAAGGTATTTGTTGACTTTAGAAACATCACAAACGAACAATACACGGAAATTACAGGCTATAATACCCGTGGATTTAATCTGAATGGAGGTCTTTCTTTTACGTTGTAA
- a CDS encoding Dph6-related ATP pyrophosphatase, with product MKAAMFWSGGKDSSFALYKVLKETETEVAFLVTTINEEYRRISMHGIRENLLDAQVASIGIPLKKMLVPKECTNELYEENLLQVFAELKKEGVEAIIYGDIFLEDLKVYREKLLEKAGLTGLFPLWKEDTALLVNEFIALGFKSILCCVKSDLLAKEFAGKLITEELINQLPADVDSCGENGEFHSFCYAGPIFKQEIKVEIGETVFKPYEVKTAQDLFQHGFWFTDLLVHQ from the coding sequence ATGAAAGCAGCAATGTTTTGGAGTGGAGGCAAAGACTCTTCATTTGCTTTGTACAAAGTTTTAAAGGAGACTGAAACGGAGGTTGCTTTCCTGGTCACTACCATTAATGAGGAGTATAGGCGAATATCAATGCATGGAATTCGTGAAAATCTTCTGGATGCCCAGGTTGCAAGCATTGGTATTCCTTTAAAGAAAATGCTTGTACCTAAGGAATGTACCAATGAGCTTTATGAAGAGAATCTGCTACAGGTATTTGCCGAATTAAAAAAAGAAGGTGTTGAGGCAATTATTTATGGAGATATTTTCCTCGAAGATTTAAAAGTATACCGTGAAAAGTTACTGGAAAAAGCCGGATTGACAGGCTTGTTTCCACTCTGGAAAGAAGATACTGCGTTATTGGTTAATGAATTTATTGCGCTTGGTTTTAAATCCATTTTATGTTGTGTGAAATCTGATTTGCTGGCAAAAGAGTTCGCCGGAAAATTGATAACGGAAGAGCTGATTAATCAACTGCCTGCTGATGTAGACTCTTGTGGCGAAAATGGAGAATTTCATAGTTTTTGTTATGCCGGACCTATATTTAAACAGGAGATTAAGGTAGAAATCGGTGAAACGGTTTTTAAACCTTATGAGGTAAAAACGGCACAAGATTTATTTCAGCATGGATTTTGGTTTACAGATTTATTGGTACATCAGTAA